Proteins from one Gossypium raimondii isolate GPD5lz chromosome 8, ASM2569854v1, whole genome shotgun sequence genomic window:
- the LOC128043056 gene encoding uncharacterized protein LOC128043056 codes for MHYKDVAELYLLLHQDSTVRRAPIKELRKYGATEFLGLKGIDPSAAEDWMQSIKRVLQQLDCTPRESLICAVSLLQGEAYLWWESVVRHLPDDRVTWDLFQKEFQKKYIGEIYIEEKKQEFLMLKQGNMIVLDYEREFSRLSRYASEYVPTETDSCKRFLRGLREEIKIHLVSLRIIELVDLVERAKMIEQVLGLDKKSEMGKSAGKRTGTTSSNPLPKRFRESRGGWRSSFLSDRDDRNRGKQITSSTGSVKAPSRESENPECDYCGKRHFGECWKKIGGCFRCGSTEHFVKDCPKIQSSTPATSQRSISTARGRGMFRGGSVLRRGGVDLAYVINSDSVGSQCSKIRTVCEFLDVFPEELPGLPPDREVEFPIEVYPGTAPISIPPYRMSPTELKELKVQLQDLLDRGFIRPSISPWGAPVLFVKKKDGSMRLCIDYRQLNKLKVKESDVPKTAFRTRYVESSMIKISDRVTDSARKRLYGKASKCEFVIEVVFLGHVVSAMEFELIQRILKQLFNGRHQRMYPRYADFLGLFGYYRDL; via the exons ATGCATTACAAAGATGTAGCAGAACTGTACCTATTACTACATCAAGATTCCACCGTCAGACGGGCCCCGATTAAAGAGCTACGGAAATATGGTGCCACGGAGTTTTTGGGACTAAAAGGAATTGATCCATCCGCTGCTGAAGATTGGATGCAGTCAATAAAAAGAGTTTTGCAACAATTAGATTGCACCCCCCGAGAGAGTCTGATATGTGCTGTATCACTGTTGCAAGGAGAAGCGTATCTCTGGTGGGAATCTGTGGTTAGGCATTTGCCAGATGATCGGGTAACTTGGGACttgtttcaaaaagaatttcAGAAGAAGTATATTGGAGAAATATACATTGAAGAGAAAAAGCAAGAATTTTTAATGTTGAAACAGGGTAATATGATTGTACTGGACTATGAGCGAGAGTTCTCTAGACTGAGCAGGTATGCTTCAGAATATGTTCCAACCGAGACCGATAGCTGTAAACGATTTTTACGAGGACTGCGAGAAGAAATCAAGATTCATTTAGTAAGTCTCAGAATTATTGAACTTGTTGATCTAGTTGAGCGAGCGAAAATGATAGAACAAGTACTGGGCTTGGATAAGAAGTCAGAGATGGGTAAATCGGCTGGGAAACGTACGGGAACTACTAGTTCTAATCCATTACCGAAGAGATTCAGAGAATCAAGAGGTGGATGGAGATCAAGCTTCCTGTCTGATAGGGATGACAGAAATAGAGGAAAACAGATTACTAGTTCCACCGGTAGTGTAAAAGCTCCGTCCCGGGAAAGTGAAAACCCTGAATGTGATTATTGTGGGAAAAGACATTTTGGTGAATGCTGGAAGAAAATCGGAGGATGTTTCCGCTGTGGCTCTACTGAACACTTTGTTAAAGATTGTCCGAAAATTCAGAGTAGTACACCTGCTACATCTCAGAGATCAATATCGACTGCTAGAGGTAGAGGAATGTTCAGAGGAGGTTCTGTTTTGAGGAGAGGAGGAGTTG ATTTAGCATATGTTATTAATTCTGATTCGGTTGGTAGTCAGTGCAGTAAGATCAGAACCGTATGTGAGTTTCTAGATGTATTCCCTGAAGAATTACCGGGTTTACCACCTGACAGAGAGGTTGAATTTCCTATAGAAGTGTATCCGGGTACAGCACCAATTTCTATACCTCCGTACCGAATGTCGCccactgaattaaaagagttgaaggtACAGTTACAAGACTTGCTAGATCGTGGATTTATTAGACCGAGCATTTCACCTTGGGGAGCTCCGGTattgtttgttaaaaagaaagatgggtcaATGCGGctatgtattgattatcgacagTTGAACAag ttgaaagtaaaagaaagtgaTGTTCCGAAGACTGCATTTCGTACtcgatatg TCGAGTCGAGCATGATCAAGATCTCAGACCGTGTTACTGATTCTGCGAGAAAAAGGTTGTACGGAAAAGCGAGTAAATGTGAATTCGTTATCGAGGTAGTATTcttgggacatgttgtatcTGCGATGGAATTCGAGTTGATCCAAAGAATATTGAAGCAATTGTTCAATGGAAGGCACCAAAGAATGTATCCGAGGTACGCAGATTTTCTTGGTTTATTTGGATATTACAGAGATTTGTAA